A genomic stretch from Sphingobacterium sp. ML3W includes:
- a CDS encoding RagB/SusD family nutrient uptake outer membrane protein, which translates to MNIMRVVNKNITQIMSLLMLGVSLVGCKKDFLDTDPKGLLIAEKTSDYDLLLNAESIRGQALASHILMSDELAGYAPLFSVLGTGTFRLSDQKAFRWEDDIYLADENYSEFNSLVRQLYYYNKIINEVLDSKDGTESQKKSILSEALAGRAYAHFMLVNYYGKPYNEATASTDLATPLYKIADVTQTTFTRATVKEMYEQIVADLKAAIPDLPQKTSNRIRMSRSAGEALLGKVYVYMGKFELALPLLGASLQDLAGASIPIGLYDYTKELASGGAFTPVNPFIGPARGLDPYADQEVLYLKSTTNLYVYLASGIVLNPQAVKSFANTDLRKQFMSSFSFGMTALYPQGMQRAWGRGGLTNLGINIPDIYLLRAECKARLGDLIGAVEDLVILRKNRMPIAEAGIPAAIATDKITLTRFILEERTREFFMNGERWWDMRRLSVDPDHKGTVGDTHQLYDKDGKVTATFKLKPERLTFRFPLYILQSNPAMQQNP; encoded by the coding sequence ATGAACATTATGAGAGTTGTCAATAAAAATATTACTCAGATCATGTCCCTTTTGATGCTTGGGGTTTCTTTGGTGGGATGTAAAAAGGATTTTTTGGATACCGATCCAAAAGGACTTCTGATTGCCGAAAAAACGTCAGATTATGACTTGTTGCTGAATGCGGAATCTATTCGTGGGCAAGCCCTGGCATCGCATATCCTGATGTCAGATGAGCTTGCCGGATATGCCCCCCTGTTTTCCGTATTGGGTACCGGGACCTTCCGGCTATCGGATCAGAAAGCTTTTCGTTGGGAGGATGATATCTATCTTGCTGACGAAAACTATTCAGAATTTAACTCGCTCGTTCGGCAGTTATATTACTATAATAAGATAATTAATGAAGTGCTAGATTCCAAAGATGGTACCGAAAGTCAGAAAAAGTCAATCCTTTCCGAGGCATTAGCCGGGCGCGCATATGCTCATTTTATGCTGGTGAATTACTATGGGAAACCCTACAATGAAGCGACGGCATCTACTGATCTGGCAACCCCGCTTTATAAAATTGCCGATGTTACCCAAACGACTTTTACAAGGGCTACTGTAAAAGAAATGTATGAGCAGATTGTAGCCGATCTCAAAGCGGCCATTCCTGATCTTCCGCAGAAAACAAGTAACCGGATCCGGATGTCCCGATCTGCTGGAGAAGCACTTTTGGGAAAGGTCTATGTCTATATGGGAAAATTTGAGCTGGCATTGCCCTTACTGGGTGCATCTCTACAAGATTTGGCCGGCGCCAGTATACCGATAGGCTTATATGATTATACTAAAGAGCTGGCCAGTGGCGGTGCATTTACCCCGGTCAACCCATTTATTGGTCCCGCCCGAGGACTGGATCCTTACGCGGATCAAGAGGTTTTATATTTAAAATCTACAACGAATCTCTATGTATATCTTGCTTCGGGAATTGTTCTCAATCCCCAAGCAGTGAAGAGTTTTGCCAATACTGACCTAAGAAAACAGTTTATGAGCAGCTTCTCCTTTGGGATGACAGCCCTATATCCTCAAGGGATGCAGCGGGCCTGGGGAAGAGGTGGACTTACCAATTTGGGGATAAATATTCCTGATATCTACCTGCTGCGGGCCGAATGCAAAGCTCGGCTTGGTGATTTGATCGGTGCTGTAGAAGACCTGGTGATCTTGAGAAAAAATCGGATGCCAATTGCCGAAGCTGGGATTCCAGCAGCAATAGCTACTGATAAAATCACACTAACGCGGTTTATTTTGGAAGAACGTACACGCGAGTTCTTTATGAATGGCGAGCGATGGTGGGATATGCGCAGACTCTCTGTTGATCCGGATCATAAGGGCACTGTTGGCGATACCCATCAATTGTATGATAAAGATGGCAAGGTAACGGCGACGTTCAAGCTGAAACCTGAGCGGTTGACTTTTCGGTTCCCATTGTACATTTTGCAGTCAAATCCAGCTATGCAGCAGAATCCATAA
- a CDS encoding response regulator transcription factor — protein sequence MWDKKKRILVVEDNEILLSTMQFVLLREGYDLLLAKSGKEALSLVSDESIDLVITDLALPFANGFEIIDRIRKSNTNNQVPVIIISGYRDDNSIVEGFEVGANDYIKKPISPSELISRVRLRIGHA from the coding sequence ATGTGGGACAAAAAAAAGAGAATCCTTGTTGTCGAAGATAATGAGATTCTGTTAAGCACCATGCAATTTGTTCTTTTACGGGAGGGGTACGACCTACTCCTTGCCAAATCTGGCAAGGAAGCGCTTTCTCTGGTCTCGGACGAATCAATTGATTTGGTTATTACTGATCTGGCATTGCCTTTTGCCAATGGTTTTGAAATTATAGACCGAATCAGAAAGAGCAATACGAATAATCAAGTACCGGTTATTATTATTTCAGGATATCGCGATGATAATAGTATTGTGGAGGGCTTTGAAGTGGGTGCAAATGATTATATCAAAAAGCCAATATCTCCCTCCGAACTGATTTCACGTGTACGTTTGAGAATTGGTCATGCTTAG
- a CDS encoding glycosyltransferase yields the protein MTHFISSVEFVFGLYCFLLLVVYVMLFRISSLSIRKNLRKRNSRRIQTLMESEIAPGVSIVAPAYNESVTIVNNVRSLMTLFYPRYEVVIVNDGSKDDTLAKLIKEFDLVAVDFLVDYLVPCKEIKAIYKSRDISHKHLTVVDKINGGSKADAVNAGINVAAFPYILNTDVDCVLANDTLVYLMEAVLDAKERVIAVGATLRMSNSSYVDSGMLVEAALPKPILARFQEMEYIRSYLLGKMGWNYLNCIPNVSGGLGLFDKEILIAAGGYDPKSLGEDMEMVTRMCMKMCDNNEKYEVKYIPQTLCWTEGPDSLKMLTRQRIRWARGLMQIMRTHRKAFFNPSYRKFGLIVFPYNAIFEFFAPIMEILGIFFYIYLILTNGINWQMAILLLVFVYMFSVFLTSFSILLDNYVYKYYKRRQDIVRLCLTAFLEPFIYHPIIVYSSIKGYIQELFGKKHAWGEMKRKGTLTPLSPNGAKK from the coding sequence ATGACACATTTTATTTCTTCAGTAGAGTTTGTTTTTGGATTATACTGTTTCTTACTTTTAGTGGTGTATGTTATGCTGTTTCGGATATCATCGCTTTCGATCCGTAAGAACCTTCGAAAACGCAATTCCAGACGTATTCAAACGCTCATGGAATCTGAAATTGCGCCGGGAGTCAGTATTGTCGCACCTGCTTACAATGAGTCGGTTACTATTGTAAATAATGTCCGTTCGTTGATGACCCTTTTTTATCCAAGATATGAGGTCGTCATTGTTAATGACGGAAGTAAAGATGATACTTTGGCAAAACTGATCAAAGAATTCGATCTGGTGGCGGTCGATTTTTTGGTCGATTACTTGGTTCCTTGTAAGGAAATTAAAGCGATTTATAAATCACGTGATATTTCCCATAAACACCTAACTGTCGTTGACAAGATAAATGGTGGAAGCAAGGCTGATGCGGTTAACGCAGGAATAAATGTTGCAGCCTTTCCTTATATATTGAATACAGATGTTGACTGTGTGCTAGCCAATGATACACTTGTGTATCTTATGGAGGCTGTATTGGATGCTAAGGAACGTGTCATTGCTGTGGGGGCCACTTTACGCATGTCCAATTCGAGTTATGTGGACTCGGGGATGCTAGTTGAAGCGGCCTTACCTAAACCCATCCTCGCGCGATTTCAGGAGATGGAGTACATCCGGTCATACCTTCTTGGTAAAATGGGATGGAATTACCTGAATTGTATCCCCAATGTATCTGGTGGCCTTGGCTTATTTGACAAGGAAATTCTGATTGCGGCAGGAGGATATGATCCAAAGTCCTTAGGGGAAGATATGGAGATGGTGACGAGGATGTGTATGAAGATGTGTGACAATAACGAAAAATATGAGGTCAAATATATTCCGCAGACATTATGCTGGACAGAAGGACCAGATAGCCTGAAAATGCTGACCCGGCAGCGTATCCGGTGGGCTAGGGGGCTCATGCAGATCATGCGAACACATCGCAAGGCTTTCTTCAATCCTAGCTATCGAAAGTTTGGACTGATTGTATTTCCCTACAATGCAATTTTTGAATTCTTCGCGCCAATTATGGAAATTCTGGGTATATTCTTTTATATCTATCTGATCCTGACAAATGGAATCAACTGGCAGATGGCTATTCTGCTACTGGTTTTCGTATATATGTTTTCGGTTTTTTTAACCAGCTTTTCGATTTTATTGGACAATTATGTCTATAAGTATTATAAGCGCAGGCAGGATATTGTTCGCTTATGCCTCACCGCATTTTTAGAACCCTTTATATATCATCCGATCATTGTGTACAGTTCTATCAAAGGATATATACAGGAGCTTTTTGGTAAAAAACATGCCTGGGGAGAAATGAAACGCAAAGGTACTTTAACACCCTTATCACCGAATGGGGCAAAAAAATAG
- a CDS encoding YaiO family outer membrane beta-barrel protein, giving the protein MNKLLILIVIFCQSFLADTITAQVVWQNEKYDVDSLVPQAISYLREGKLDQSVMLSRTVLAKYPQYTDFNYILGLSYQKMGRRDWAIPYFETVMASDPKYKDSYPPLALLYEAKGDIDKARKVWQLARARFPDDMELAAAYQEFEARGMKNSINRNIDNWYKEGLKFIERGELQKAIAISDSMQQTDANDNRYLYLRSSAYMSGKEYNKAKIGYEMLWDKGDSTVFMREQLANIAAANKDYQTALAYMEQLQQQSPQVERYRQQAKVYRENLPYSFYVGFNHTQSAQDRPNGHFFISGVEYGKKVGEKNMFIGQFNYGNRRGEKGYQVGLDAWLNYSSKLYAYHHLAWADGTVFPTWRAAYSLYREAGLWLFDVGGRYVRSADHTNNYGMVASAGRYFGPTFVYLRGFLLHDEQRWNRAYSLAVRHYYNNEKPNSYVTIIGNIGTSPDDPSRYQFLNNRFGFLSRSVNAGWQHRIDSWGFTLMGGWSYYKVAENKFMNQYDLNLSLRKYF; this is encoded by the coding sequence ATGAACAAATTATTGATATTAATAGTCATTTTCTGTCAGTCCTTTTTAGCAGATACCATTACAGCACAGGTGGTCTGGCAAAATGAAAAATACGATGTGGATAGTTTGGTGCCGCAGGCAATCAGCTATCTGCGTGAGGGGAAGCTTGACCAGTCGGTTATGCTGAGCCGGACGGTATTGGCGAAATATCCGCAGTATACTGATTTTAACTATATCCTGGGATTGAGCTACCAAAAGATGGGACGGAGAGATTGGGCTATTCCGTATTTCGAAACAGTAATGGCAAGTGATCCGAAGTATAAAGACAGCTACCCCCCTTTGGCATTATTGTATGAAGCGAAAGGCGATATAGACAAAGCCAGGAAAGTTTGGCAACTGGCGCGTGCCCGATTTCCTGATGATATGGAACTGGCAGCAGCCTATCAGGAATTTGAAGCCAGGGGTATGAAAAATTCTATCAATCGTAACATCGACAATTGGTACAAAGAAGGACTAAAATTTATTGAACGGGGAGAACTGCAAAAAGCAATTGCGATTTCGGACAGTATGCAGCAGACAGATGCTAACGATAACCGTTATTTATACCTCCGCTCCAGTGCTTATATGTCCGGAAAGGAATATAATAAAGCCAAAATTGGCTATGAAATGCTTTGGGATAAAGGGGATAGTACCGTGTTTATGCGAGAACAGTTAGCGAATATCGCTGCTGCAAATAAAGATTATCAAACCGCGTTGGCCTATATGGAACAACTGCAGCAGCAATCACCGCAAGTGGAGCGTTATCGTCAACAAGCAAAAGTATATCGTGAAAATTTGCCCTATAGTTTTTATGTCGGATTCAATCATACACAAAGTGCACAAGATAGGCCTAATGGGCACTTCTTTATTTCTGGAGTGGAATATGGGAAGAAAGTGGGCGAAAAAAATATGTTTATTGGTCAGTTCAACTACGGAAATAGAAGGGGAGAAAAGGGGTATCAGGTGGGATTAGATGCTTGGTTGAATTATAGTTCAAAACTATATGCTTATCATCATCTTGCCTGGGCCGATGGAACAGTATTTCCTACCTGGAGGGCAGCATATAGTCTTTATCGGGAGGCCGGCCTTTGGCTCTTTGATGTAGGAGGACGTTATGTGCGATCTGCTGACCATACCAACAACTATGGAATGGTGGCCTCTGCAGGCCGCTATTTTGGGCCGACTTTTGTCTATCTCCGGGGATTTTTATTGCATGATGAACAGCGTTGGAATCGGGCTTACTCACTGGCAGTAAGGCACTATTACAATAATGAAAAGCCTAATTCCTATGTCACCATCATTGGTAATATCGGAACCTCTCCAGACGATCCTTCCCGGTATCAGTTTTTAAACAATAGATTTGGTTTTTTGTCGCGATCAGTCAATGCCGGATGGCAGCATCGTATCGACAGCTGGGGATTTACCCTTATGGGCGGATGGAGTTATTACAAGGTGGCTGAAAATAAATTTATGAATCAGTATGATCTGAATCTCTCATTAAGGAAATATTTTTAA
- a CDS encoding HEAT repeat domain-containing protein, with amino-acid sequence MLSTLAHIIHDIRAFFEGDGWPVLVIVALVLSVLFWTACLVGIAFFYYRDYRYRRVYSRIYPTLRDFIYEHVLVENRTSHFPVDKLGLDLNNKLVSKVVRHVIHEFIFTIGGEKGQSMRHLFNELGFDKEAQYEIRHSATNMVTTVRSLANLALMKVPIQEKILDQLLKSPQVEIRVAASKYLLQVEGEQAFDRVFEGLHGISQLHALDIFQTIVQGDYFGDYAFSQWLDMSKAFAVNSLVMDLMVYYQELNEAGLWKLIDANKDSKTALKAVNSLGKLLARDSEERLQELYMEESSLTAKLEILKALGRVGQGKSIDFLNRLFMDSNLPLSLRKHAYRSLVAQKPYSTPLLRKIDEQGDRVESKLIRYVNHPMVHYI; translated from the coding sequence ATGCTTAGTACGTTAGCCCATATCATCCATGATATTCGTGCCTTTTTTGAAGGCGACGGTTGGCCGGTACTCGTTATCGTTGCCCTGGTCTTGAGTGTGCTGTTTTGGACTGCTTGTCTTGTTGGAATCGCCTTCTTTTATTATCGCGATTATCGGTATCGGAGAGTCTATTCCCGGATCTATCCGACTCTAAGAGATTTTATCTATGAACACGTTCTGGTGGAGAACAGGACCAGTCATTTCCCTGTGGATAAATTGGGACTGGATTTGAATAATAAGCTCGTGAGTAAAGTCGTGCGACATGTTATACACGAGTTTATTTTCACGATTGGCGGAGAGAAAGGCCAGAGTATGCGGCATCTTTTCAATGAACTGGGCTTTGATAAGGAAGCGCAATATGAGATTAGACATTCGGCCACAAACATGGTGACAACGGTGAGGTCCCTGGCCAATTTGGCCTTGATGAAGGTACCTATTCAGGAAAAGATCCTGGATCAGTTACTCAAAAGCCCTCAGGTTGAGATCCGTGTCGCGGCATCCAAATATCTGTTACAGGTGGAAGGTGAACAGGCCTTTGACAGGGTATTTGAAGGTCTACATGGAATCAGTCAGCTTCATGCGCTTGATATCTTTCAGACAATTGTCCAGGGTGACTATTTTGGCGACTATGCATTTTCGCAATGGTTGGATATGTCAAAAGCCTTTGCAGTTAACAGCTTGGTCATGGATCTGATGGTCTATTATCAAGAATTAAATGAAGCGGGACTCTGGAAATTAATTGACGCCAATAAAGACTCAAAAACTGCTTTAAAAGCTGTTAACTCTTTGGGAAAGCTGTTGGCAAGGGATAGTGAGGAGCGATTGCAGGAGCTATATATGGAGGAAAGTAGCCTGACAGCTAAGCTGGAAATACTGAAGGCACTCGGCCGAGTCGGACAAGGAAAATCAATTGATTTCCTGAACCGATTGTTTATGGACAGCAATTTGCCATTAAGTCTGCGAAAGCACGCTTATCGCTCATTAGTCGCTCAAAAGCCTTACAGCACACCGCTTTTGCGAAAAATTGATGAACAGGGGGATCGCGTGGAGAGCAAACTCATCCGCTATGTTAATCACCCGATGGTCCATTATATTTAA
- a CDS encoding DUF4838 domain-containing protein codes for MWKYMLCLLFVATIAQGKERITLVSDGVANYVIRTDQNNSTLLKAAAVINEFTKLSTGTAFDLQAKEQDRPAIILEQVSIDNTYPEDSYSIQFNGANMHIKGSGRGVLYGAYRYVRDVIGARKWYIGRENTFIPKLSSLVMDADYHIFAKPNFQFREVYFPIELDQEYLDWYGLHNLEEKWGDWGHTFNKILPPSIYFKEHPEYYSLYHGKRQATQLCLSNEAVFEHTVEYFRQKMLENPQAKYWSIAPNDDIGSCTCERCQAIDKREGGAQGSLIHFVNRVAAKFPDEQFTTLAYLQTANAPAHLRVADNVSVILSNIDAFRKGDIGNEPSAATFRRQLREWKSKAAHVFVWDYLTQFTNYLAPFPIQGTFQKSLDYLKQQGVEGVFLQGGGASYSDMAELNAYILAHLMWDSTVSEDQLTDEFVNGYYGKAGQTVKAYLNARRNALPAVSSPLSIYGNPIDNRNDYLSPEKMEHYSTLLEKAEVLSEGNRLMEQRIRWLGLGLDYTYLQQARFYGPRQHGIFFEENGKWNVRPNVQRKLQRFVEDAKKLGVVELAEGGASPDQYAKEWSEIFSAGVHGNKASEAKMTMKYPFDPSFPANGMRTLTDSVPGYLDYSYNWLLWTGEPMEIAFNFEKTKKVDAIELNFLQDARHWIFIPKEIRITASKDGENFKELLSSKIEEIDEDYTVQKVKFKAPVADDVKIIRIYALPFPSLPEWRYHPTRKVSIACDEIWVE; via the coding sequence ATGTGGAAGTATATGTTGTGTCTGCTTTTTGTTGCAACAATAGCTCAGGGTAAAGAGCGTATTACACTGGTGAGTGACGGTGTGGCCAATTATGTTATCCGTACTGACCAAAATAATTCGACCCTGCTAAAAGCAGCAGCGGTAATTAACGAATTTACAAAATTGAGTACAGGTACGGCATTTGACTTGCAGGCCAAGGAACAAGACCGGCCGGCGATTATATTGGAACAGGTATCAATAGACAATACATATCCGGAAGATAGTTATTCGATACAGTTTAATGGAGCTAACATGCATATCAAAGGTAGTGGCCGCGGTGTTCTTTATGGCGCTTACCGTTATGTGAGAGATGTTATCGGAGCACGTAAATGGTATATCGGCAGGGAGAATACTTTCATTCCCAAGTTATCTTCGTTGGTGATGGATGCAGATTATCATATTTTTGCGAAACCTAATTTTCAGTTTCGCGAAGTATATTTTCCGATAGAACTGGATCAGGAGTATCTGGATTGGTATGGACTACATAATTTAGAAGAAAAATGGGGGGATTGGGGACATACGTTCAACAAGATATTACCGCCATCCATTTATTTTAAAGAACATCCCGAATACTACTCGCTTTATCATGGGAAAAGACAAGCTACGCAGCTCTGTCTTTCCAACGAAGCTGTTTTTGAACATACCGTTGAATATTTCAGGCAAAAAATGCTTGAAAATCCGCAAGCTAAATACTGGTCGATAGCGCCCAATGACGATATCGGCAGCTGTACCTGTGAACGCTGTCAAGCTATTGATAAACGCGAAGGCGGAGCCCAAGGTTCTTTGATCCACTTTGTGAATAGGGTAGCCGCTAAATTTCCGGATGAGCAATTTACAACCCTCGCTTACCTACAGACGGCCAATGCCCCCGCGCATCTTCGCGTAGCAGACAATGTTTCCGTGATATTAAGCAATATTGATGCTTTTCGTAAAGGTGATATTGGCAATGAACCTTCTGCAGCTACATTCCGCAGGCAGCTGCGTGAATGGAAATCCAAAGCAGCACATGTTTTTGTATGGGATTATTTAACACAGTTTACAAATTACCTAGCCCCTTTTCCTATTCAGGGAACATTTCAGAAAAGTCTGGACTATTTAAAACAACAAGGGGTGGAGGGTGTTTTTTTGCAGGGCGGGGGTGCTAGCTATAGTGATATGGCCGAACTAAATGCTTATATTTTAGCTCATCTGATGTGGGATAGTACCGTCTCCGAAGATCAGCTTACGGATGAATTTGTAAATGGTTATTATGGCAAGGCCGGTCAGACTGTCAAAGCCTATCTCAATGCCCGGCGAAATGCTTTGCCCGCCGTCTCATCCCCCTTGTCGATATACGGCAATCCAATTGATAACAGGAATGATTATTTAAGCCCGGAGAAAATGGAACACTATAGTACATTGTTGGAGAAAGCTGAAGTACTAAGTGAGGGCAACCGTTTAATGGAACAACGTATTAGATGGTTAGGTCTTGGGTTGGATTATACCTACTTACAACAGGCACGGTTTTATGGGCCACGTCAACATGGGATATTCTTCGAGGAGAATGGGAAATGGAATGTTAGACCAAATGTACAACGCAAGCTGCAACGGTTTGTTGAAGATGCGAAGAAACTCGGCGTAGTTGAACTTGCAGAGGGGGGAGCTTCGCCTGACCAATACGCGAAAGAATGGAGTGAAATATTTAGTGCAGGAGTACATGGGAATAAAGCCTCTGAAGCAAAAATGACGATGAAATACCCTTTTGACCCTTCATTCCCTGCCAATGGTATGCGGACCCTGACTGATAGTGTGCCTGGCTATCTGGATTATAGCTATAATTGGCTTTTATGGACGGGAGAACCTATGGAGATTGCCTTTAACTTCGAAAAGACAAAAAAAGTGGACGCTATAGAACTCAATTTCCTTCAGGATGCACGACATTGGATTTTTATTCCAAAAGAGATCCGCATCACGGCTTCAAAAGATGGTGAAAATTTTAAGGAGTTACTTTCCTCTAAAATTGAAGAAATAGACGAGGACTATACGGTGCAGAAAGTTAAATTTAAAGCTCCGGTAGCGGATGATGTTAAAATAATTCGCATTTATGCCTTACCATTTCCCTCCCTGCCGGAATGGCGCTATCATCCCACACGAAAGGTCTCTATTGCCTGTGATGAAATCTGGGTGGAGTAA
- a CDS encoding proline dehydrogenase family protein, producing MEHLLTAGAEALRKAALNEGAKAYILNNEALYKLMKKAADRYIGGENLTETLKKVQASNDIGFKCSIEYMGESTRTIPEAEKATAEFLDICDTIRQQHLNSTISLDLSHIGLEISESLCYENLSNICESAKGKEVIISAEGTERTDRILKLYQKGSKEFSNLSITLQAYLHRTRDDFDAMCKERGRIRMVKGAFETAKGLSLPRGQELNERYLYYVEQLLSKGHLCSIATHHHEIQQGVKKLIERLQPTKECYEFESLYGIQTEQLEHLRDEGHPTKLYFVYGQEWYLYLCNRLAEYPLNLFRALQDIVETQ from the coding sequence ATGGAACACTTACTAACAGCTGGTGCCGAAGCACTGAGGAAAGCTGCATTAAATGAAGGTGCTAAAGCTTATATTTTGAATAATGAAGCACTTTACAAGCTAATGAAGAAAGCCGCTGACCGATATATTGGTGGTGAAAACCTTACGGAAACATTAAAAAAAGTACAAGCGTCAAATGATATTGGTTTTAAATGTTCGATCGAGTATATGGGTGAAAGCACACGGACAATCCCGGAAGCTGAAAAAGCAACTGCTGAATTTTTGGACATCTGTGATACAATACGGCAACAACATCTCAATTCAACGATTTCACTTGACCTTTCGCACATTGGGTTAGAAATCTCTGAAAGCCTCTGTTACGAAAATCTTTCCAATATATGTGAATCAGCCAAAGGTAAAGAAGTGATCATCAGTGCAGAAGGAACGGAAAGGACTGACCGCATATTAAAGCTCTATCAGAAGGGCTCAAAAGAATTCTCAAACTTGTCCATCACATTGCAAGCTTATCTCCATCGGACAAGGGATGATTTTGATGCGATGTGCAAAGAAAGGGGGCGTATCCGAATGGTGAAAGGGGCTTTCGAGACAGCCAAAGGCTTATCTCTACCACGTGGGCAAGAACTCAACGAACGCTATCTTTACTATGTCGAACAGCTGCTTTCAAAAGGTCATTTATGCTCTATTGCGACGCATCACCATGAAATTCAACAGGGGGTAAAAAAGCTTATTGAACGGCTACAGCCTACAAAGGAATGCTATGAATTTGAAAGTTTATATGGTATACAGACAGAACAGCTAGAACACTTGAGGGATGAAGGCCACCCCACAAAACTGTATTTCGTATATGGTCAGGAATGGTATCTCTATCTTTGCAACAGATTAGCCGAATATCCGCTAAATTTATTCAGAGCTTTACAAGACATTGTCGAAACGCAGTAA
- a CDS encoding TlpA disulfide reductase family protein codes for MKNYVIVFILCMYASIGFGQGKKTRVRVDIKPLVGKTMWFSFEDGETDVKMLTPNADGVFEFSAALEKPIDVRLGMDEPVKGSLNLYIEPGDDLLIKTDFKDATTFSGKGKENAIAYKELMALYIKNYSSLDATKMSTEVLNERIAQMRKDNLDFLEANKSKVSKDFFDFQYLKFYYEGLGFEMIMPYMISQGLKKKFTEVMPTDYLDMLQKVKISDELLVYYPYNRFVRGSLPSYLRYKHMLEIGKEDSLVVQKEDEKRMMEYDLIKTNLTGKIRELALFSAVNNLLLNAKDVNDYKSYITKFAADGGSDVHVKELQGIYDRALKLASGAMPPPFELDDIDGKKVSLKDFAGKVVYIDFWASWCSPCRQEMKSGSPKLHAKFADNKDLVFLYISIDDNEAKWRTAIADDKIEGVHLLSKGGTKSIVAKAFNISGIPRYVIIGRDGKILDNDAPRPSYDETYSQLMKALDKK; via the coding sequence ATGAAAAATTATGTAATCGTTTTTATACTGTGCATGTATGCCAGTATCGGATTTGGGCAGGGTAAGAAAACACGTGTCCGAGTGGATATTAAGCCCCTGGTCGGAAAGACCATGTGGTTCAGTTTTGAAGATGGGGAGACTGATGTGAAAATGCTCACACCGAATGCCGATGGTGTTTTTGAATTTTCTGCCGCATTGGAAAAACCGATCGATGTCAGATTGGGCATGGATGAGCCTGTCAAGGGATCGCTAAATCTTTACATCGAGCCCGGAGATGATCTTCTCATTAAAACGGATTTTAAAGATGCAACGACTTTTTCGGGTAAGGGAAAGGAAAATGCTATCGCCTACAAGGAGCTAATGGCTCTTTATATAAAAAATTATTCCAGTCTGGATGCTACAAAAATGTCGACGGAGGTCTTAAATGAGCGGATTGCACAGATGCGCAAAGACAACCTTGACTTTTTAGAAGCCAATAAATCAAAAGTGAGCAAGGATTTTTTCGATTTTCAGTACCTCAAATTCTATTACGAGGGCTTGGGATTTGAAATGATCATGCCGTACATGATCAGTCAGGGGCTGAAAAAGAAGTTTACGGAAGTCATGCCGACAGATTATTTGGATATGCTCCAGAAAGTGAAGATTTCAGATGAGCTGCTCGTTTATTATCCCTATAACAGGTTTGTTAGAGGAAGTTTACCGAGCTACCTGAGATACAAGCACATGTTGGAAATCGGAAAAGAAGATAGTCTTGTCGTCCAGAAAGAAGATGAAAAGCGTATGATGGAATATGATCTGATCAAAACGAATCTCACTGGGAAAATCAGGGAGTTGGCATTATTTTCCGCTGTCAACAATCTACTGTTAAATGCTAAAGATGTCAACGATTACAAGTCCTATATCACCAAGTTTGCGGCAGATGGAGGAAGTGATGTCCATGTGAAGGAGCTTCAGGGAATTTATGATCGTGCTTTGAAATTAGCTTCTGGCGCTATGCCGCCACCATTTGAGCTGGATGATATCGACGGTAAAAAAGTATCTTTAAAAGATTTTGCAGGAAAGGTCGTCTATATAGATTTCTGGGCAAGCTGGTGTTCGCCATGTAGACAGGAGATGAAAAGTGGTAGTCCTAAACTCCACGCTAAATTTGCGGATAATAAAGATTTGGTCTTTCTGTATATCAGTATAGATGATAATGAAGCCAAATGGAGAACGGCGATCGCTGATGATAAGATCGAAGGAGTTCATCTTTTGTCAAAAGGTGGAACTAAAAGTATCGTTGCTAAGGCATTCAATATTTCGGGTATACCCAGATATGTGATCATCGGTAGGGATGGCAAAATACTAGATAATGATGCTCCAAGACCGAGCTATGACGAAACTTATAGTCAATTGATGAAGGCATTAGATAAAAAATAG